A genomic segment from Xyrauchen texanus isolate HMW12.3.18 chromosome 21, RBS_HiC_50CHRs, whole genome shotgun sequence encodes:
- the LOC127661311 gene encoding vomeronasal type-2 receptor 26-like produces MGIILICLSLFGVAVATVITVIFFIFRSTPIVKANNSEMSFLLLLSLKLCFLCSLIFVGRPSPWTCRTRQAAFGISFVLSISCILVKTIVVLLAFRSTMPGSSSLKLFSPPQQRAFIFCCTTGQVILCACWLALAPPYPYKNTSYQDGKIVLECKDMWPLGFYMVLGYIGLLSCMCFALAFLGRKLPDTFNEAKLITFSMLIFFAVWISFIPAYNSSPGKYTVAVEIFAILASTFGLLFCIFVPKCYIILLRPDLNTKKAMTGKTTKCFFIKLLYITLSLSVIIS; encoded by the coding sequence ATGGGCATCATTCTcatttgtctgtctctctttggAGTTGCAGTGGCAACTGTTATtacagtgatttttttcatttttcgaAGCACGCCCATAGTTAAGGCCAACAACTCTGAGATGAGCTTTCTACTGCTGCTGTCTCTTAAACTTTGCTTTCTTTGCTCTCTGATATTTGTGGGCCGTCCCTCACCATGGACATGTCGCACCCGGCAGGCTGCGTTTGGTATCAGTTTTGTACTTAGTATCTCATGCATACTGGTCAAGACCATTGTGGTGCTCTTAGCCTTTCGTTCCACTATGCCTGGTTCCAGTTCCTTAAAGTTATTCAGCCCTCCACAGCAAAGGGCCTTCATTTTCTGCTGCACAACGGGTCAAGTTATTCTATGTGCTTGCTGGCTGGCACTAGCACCTCCTTATCCTTATAAAAACACATCCTATCAGGATGGTAAGATTGTACTAGAATGTAAAGACATGTGGCCACTTGGATTTTACATGGTGCTGGGCTATATTGGATTGCTTTCTTGTATGTGTTTTGCCCTTGCCTTCCTTGGGCGGAAACTTCCAGATACATTTAATGAAGCTAAGCTCATCACCTTTAGTATGCTCATCTTTTTTGCAGTGTGGATATCCTTCATTCCAGCATACAACAGCTCACCAGGGAAGTACACGGTGGCTGTTGAGATATTTGCCATTCTTGCTTCCACTTTTGgacttctattttgtatttttgtacctAAATGTTACATAATTCTGCTGAGGCCTGATTTAAACACTAAGAAGGCCATGActggaaaaacaacaaaatgctTTTTTATCAAATTACTATACATTACATTGTCCCTGTCAGTGATAATTTCATGA